In a single window of the Aminomonas paucivorans DSM 12260 genome:
- a CDS encoding ABC transporter ATP-binding protein, translating to MNAVLELTGVGKAFGGVQAVRDMTFSLQEGELAGLIGPNGAGKTTIFNLITGVYDVSDGKVHFKGEDITPLKTYEVIRKGIARTFQNLRLFPTSSVLDNVMTACQQHHPYGFFEACTHLGRWGSREKANRTHSMELLERVGLADRAEQAAGTLPYGLQRRLEIARALSLQPELLLLDEPAAGMNPEEVEQLNDLILGIHRDFKLTILVIEHHMELVMAICPHIVCMNFGALIAEGGPEDIQSHPEVLKAYLGEED from the coding sequence ATGAACGCGGTGCTGGAACTGACCGGAGTGGGGAAAGCCTTCGGGGGCGTGCAGGCCGTGCGGGACATGACCTTCTCCCTCCAGGAGGGGGAACTGGCGGGGCTCATCGGCCCCAACGGGGCGGGAAAGACCACCATCTTCAACCTCATCACGGGGGTCTACGACGTCTCCGACGGAAAGGTGCACTTCAAGGGGGAGGACATCACCCCCCTGAAGACCTACGAGGTGATCCGCAAGGGCATCGCCCGCACCTTCCAGAACCTGCGCCTCTTCCCCACCTCCTCGGTGCTGGACAACGTCATGACCGCCTGCCAGCAGCACCACCCCTACGGCTTCTTCGAGGCCTGCACCCACCTGGGGCGCTGGGGGAGCCGGGAGAAGGCCAACCGGACCCATAGCATGGAGCTGCTGGAGCGGGTGGGCCTGGCGGACCGGGCCGAACAGGCGGCGGGTACCTTGCCCTACGGCCTCCAGCGGCGTCTGGAGATCGCCCGGGCCCTGTCCCTCCAGCCGGAGCTGCTGCTTCTGGACGAACCCGCCGCGGGGATGAACCCGGAGGAAGTGGAACAGCTCAACGACCTGATCCTGGGGATCCACCGGGACTTCAAGCTCACCATCCTGGTGATCGAACACCACATGGAGCTGGTGATGGCCATCTGCCCCCACATCGTCTGCATGAACTTCGGCGCCCTGATCGCCGAGGGGGGCCCGGAGGACATCCAGAGCCACCCGGAGGTCCTCAAGGCCTACCTGGGAGAGGAGGACTAG
- a CDS encoding branched-chain amino acid ABC transporter permease — MFFQQVINGLSLGSVYALIAVGYSLVYSILLFSNFAHGGFLVIGGYLCYGILRLQGGNIWVAAGVALIGAGIAAVLTERLGYKPIRERTPLTLYMMIASMGISIVIENLFVVTVGGRFRALPPVIPTNPVNLFGLATTSAFDLLSLVTSVVCLVGLQLFLVKTKWGLAIRAASYNLRTAGLMGVNVNLLISIVFFVAGLLAAVGGIFLSVRYTLFPQLGAITTKAFVAAVIGGLGSLPGAVLGSLILGLAEMLTAGFISSQFRDLVVFAMLIITLLVRPTGFFGKSVDEKV, encoded by the coding sequence ATGTTCTTCCAGCAGGTCATCAACGGGTTGTCCCTGGGTTCGGTCTATGCCCTCATCGCGGTGGGGTATTCCCTGGTCTATTCCATCCTTTTGTTCTCCAACTTCGCCCACGGGGGCTTCCTGGTCATCGGCGGGTATCTGTGCTACGGCATCCTGCGCCTCCAAGGAGGAAACATCTGGGTCGCCGCAGGGGTGGCCCTGATCGGGGCGGGCATCGCGGCGGTGCTGACGGAGCGCCTGGGGTACAAACCCATCCGGGAGCGGACCCCCCTGACGCTGTACATGATGATCGCCTCCATGGGCATCAGCATCGTCATCGAGAACCTCTTCGTGGTCACCGTGGGAGGCCGCTTCCGCGCCCTGCCTCCGGTGATCCCCACGAACCCGGTGAACCTCTTCGGCCTGGCCACCACCAGCGCCTTCGACCTCCTCTCCCTGGTCACCTCGGTGGTCTGCCTGGTGGGGCTCCAGCTCTTCCTGGTGAAGACCAAGTGGGGCCTGGCCATCCGGGCGGCGTCCTACAACCTCCGCACCGCCGGGCTCATGGGGGTGAACGTGAACCTCCTCATCTCCATCGTCTTCTTCGTGGCAGGGCTTCTGGCGGCGGTGGGGGGCATCTTCCTCTCCGTGCGCTATACCCTCTTCCCGCAGCTGGGGGCCATCACCACCAAGGCCTTCGTGGCGGCGGTGATCGGGGGCCTGGGCTCCCTCCCCGGGGCGGTGCTGGGGAGCCTCATCCTGGGCCTGGCGGAGATGCTCACCGCCGGGTTCATCTCCAGCCAGTTCCGGGACCTGGTGGTCTTCGCCATGCTGATCATCACCCTGCTGGTGCGCCCCACGGGTTTCTTCGGCAAGTCCGTGGACGAGAAGGTCTAG
- a CDS encoding branched-chain amino acid ABC transporter permease translates to MLDGYGQGIVILLCINCIAALGISLLTGFTGIFSLGHAGYMAVGAYVAAILTVEYGVHWLPAILLGGLLAMLVSFVIGVPTLRLLGDYYTIASLGLGEAIRLLLENGGDITLGARGYPGIDGFTTLPVAVGFLVALSAAMFLLINGNFGRAFKACRDDYLAASLLGFHTARYRVLSLAISGFYCGVAGALMAGFMSFIQPVMFDGGKSTELTAVVVFGGLGSMSGCLLGSAILTLVTELFRPISQYRMLIYGLVLVVIMVARPEGLLGQNELSWSYLKRLFRRKGRRVGTIGSEGSETR, encoded by the coding sequence ATGTTGGACGGATACGGGCAGGGCATCGTCATCCTGCTGTGCATCAACTGCATCGCCGCCCTGGGGATTTCCCTCCTCACGGGCTTCACGGGGATCTTCAGCCTCGGACATGCGGGGTATATGGCCGTGGGGGCCTATGTGGCGGCCATCCTCACGGTGGAATACGGGGTCCACTGGCTCCCGGCGATCCTTCTGGGGGGCCTTTTAGCCATGCTGGTGTCCTTCGTCATCGGGGTGCCCACCCTGCGCCTGCTGGGGGACTACTACACCATCGCCTCCCTGGGGCTGGGAGAGGCCATCCGCCTGCTCCTGGAGAACGGGGGGGACATCACCCTGGGCGCCCGGGGCTATCCGGGCATCGACGGCTTCACCACCCTGCCCGTGGCGGTGGGCTTTCTGGTGGCCCTGTCCGCCGCCATGTTCCTGCTCATCAACGGCAACTTCGGCCGGGCCTTCAAGGCCTGCCGGGACGACTACCTGGCCGCGTCCCTCCTGGGCTTCCACACCGCCCGCTACCGGGTGCTCTCCCTGGCCATCTCGGGGTTCTACTGCGGTGTGGCGGGAGCCCTCATGGCGGGGTTCATGTCCTTCATCCAGCCCGTCATGTTCGATGGAGGAAAATCCACGGAGCTGACCGCGGTGGTGGTGTTCGGAGGCCTGGGCTCCATGAGCGGGTGTCTCCTGGGGTCCGCCATCCTGACCCTGGTGACGGAGCTGTTCCGCCCCATCTCCCAGTACCGCATGCTGATCTACGGCCTCGTGCTGGTGGTCATCATGGTAGCCCGTCCCGAGGGGCTTTTGGGGCAGAACGAGCTTTCCTGGTCCTATCTGAAGAGGCTCTTCCGCCGCAAGGGGCGCCGGGTCGGGACGATCGGAAGCGAGGGGAGCGAGACCCGATGA
- a CDS encoding ABC transporter ATP-binding protein produces the protein MSQERTPLLSVRNLVVNYGAIKALQGLDLDVYAGEIVAVIGANGAGKSTLMNAVMGSVPRAGGEVFLEGRSLPTKSFQVVTSGVSISPEGRKVFAPLTTYENLRMGAFPQKSETDIQGDLRKVYDLFPRLEERKDQYAGTLSGGEQQMLAIGRALMARPRVLLLDEPSLGLAPIIIKEIFKELKRVNQEMGLTILIVEQNAKQALMLSHRAYVIQTGHLLMEGPSQELLHNPEIEAAYLGGKKR, from the coding sequence ATGTCGCAGGAAAGAACCCCCCTCCTTTCGGTGCGGAACCTGGTGGTGAACTACGGGGCCATCAAGGCCCTGCAGGGACTGGACCTGGACGTGTACGCCGGAGAGATCGTGGCGGTCATCGGGGCCAACGGAGCGGGGAAGTCCACCCTGATGAACGCGGTGATGGGCAGCGTCCCCCGGGCGGGGGGCGAGGTGTTCCTGGAGGGACGTTCCCTTCCCACCAAGAGCTTCCAGGTGGTCACCTCGGGGGTATCCATCTCCCCGGAGGGGCGAAAGGTCTTCGCCCCCCTGACGACGTACGAGAACCTCCGCATGGGGGCGTTCCCCCAGAAGTCGGAGACGGACATCCAGGGAGACCTGCGGAAGGTCTACGACCTCTTCCCGCGCCTGGAGGAGCGGAAGGACCAGTACGCCGGGACCCTCTCGGGGGGGGAGCAGCAGATGCTGGCCATCGGCCGGGCCCTCATGGCTCGCCCCCGGGTGCTGCTGCTGGACGAACCCTCCCTGGGGCTGGCGCCCATCATCATCAAGGAGATCTTCAAGGAACTCAAACGGGTGAACCAGGAGATGGGCCTCACCATCCTCATCGTGGAGCAGAACGCCAAGCAGGCCCTCATGCTCTCCCACCGGGCCTACGTCATCCAGACGGGGCACCTCCTCATGGAGGGACCCTCCCAGGAACTCCTCCACAACCCGGAGATCGAGGCCGCATACCTGGGGGGAAAGAAGCGCTGA